In Cyclopterus lumpus isolate fCycLum1 chromosome 9, fCycLum1.pri, whole genome shotgun sequence, a single genomic region encodes these proteins:
- the LOC117736133 gene encoding ras GTPase-activating protein 1-like isoform X1: MMATEVSSEDTGLVTTGTGVADGGGPETAPFPYYPKPSRVRVTDLGQGPAPTLRQNSNPLSDSPPDMSVTYPMSAGDVTGPALSATGSGGAGGGHSVLQGTSSGTVGGISFSPTSEGPASRISPTSTAPDGPTDFPPLPPPPPPPPGGGVPGVTMDESDMQDGPEYEEEEVVFPLSAPPTNQWYHGKLDRNIAEERLRQARNPGSYLIRESDRRPGSFVLSFLSVTNVVNHFRIIAMCGDYYIGGRRFSSLSDLIGYYSYVSCLLKGEKLLSPVAPPEPVEDRRRVRAILPYTKVPDTDEISFLKGDMFIVHNELDDGWMWVTNVRTEEQGLIVEDLVEEVGREEDPHEGKAWYHGKITKQEAYNLLMTVGQVCSFLVRPSDNTPGDYSLFFRTNENIQRFKISPTPNNQFMMGGRYYNSVHDIIDHYKKEQIVEGYNLKEPVSVQHQEQVLTDTVDGREIYNTIRRKTKDAFYKNIVKKGYIQFNKGKGKRWKNLYFILEGNDAQLIYFESEKRATKPKGLIDLSVCSVYGVHDSLFGRPHCFQIVVQHFSEEQYIFYFAGESPEQAQDWMKCLHTFCSNLRKTTQPTSNKRLRQVSSLVLYVEEAHKLPGKYFASPYCNIYLNSVQVAKTHPREGQNPVFTEEFIFDDLSSEINRFEISLSNKTKKSKESDILFMRCQLNRLQKGQMIDEWFPLSSHVPLKGIEPGSLRVRARYSMEKIMPEEEYSEFKEMILQKEFHVIYALAHVCGQDRTLLASLLLRIFRHEKAEAPLLRTLNDREINVEDEATTLFRATTLASTLMEQYMKATATPFVHHALKDTILKIMESKQSCELNPSKLEKNEDVNLNLAHLLNILSELVEKIFMAAEILPP; this comes from the exons ATGATGGCTACGGAGGTCAGCAGTGAGGATACGGGCTTGGTCACGACAGGGACAGGGGTGGCAGACGGAGGAGGCCCGGAGACGGCCCCTTTCCCCTACTATCCCAAGCCGAGCAGAGTGCGAGTCACTGATTTGGGACAAGGACCAGCACCAACCCTTCGCCAAAACTCAAACCCCTTGTCGGACTCACCTCCCGACATGAGTGTGACCTACCCCATGTCTGCCGGGGATGTGACCGGACCAGCGCTTTCCGCAACAGGGAGTGGCGGAGCAGGAGGTGGACATTCAGTTTTACAAGGAACAAGTTCAGGGACCGTGGGCGGCATTAGCTTCTCTCCCACTTCGGAGGGTCCAGCTAGTCGGATTTCACCCACGTCAACAGCCCCGGATGGACCCACTGACTTCCCCCCACTgcccccaccacctcctccccctccaggtgGTGGGGTGCCCGGTGTCACTATGGATGAAAGCGACATGCAGGATGGACCGGAAtacgaggaagaagaggtggtgTTCCCCCTTTCTGCACCTCCTACGAACCA GTGGTACCACGGTAAGCTAGACCGAAACATTGCTGAGGAGCGGCTGCGCCAGGCCCGGAACCCTGGCAGCTACCTCATCAGGGAGAGTGACCGCCGGCCTGGTTCCTTCGTCCTGTCTTTCCTCAGTGTGACCAATGTGGTCAACCATTTCAG GATAATTGCCATGTGTGGGGACTATTACATCGGTGGGCGGCGGTTCTCTTCTCTATCAGACCTGATTGGTTACTACAGCTATGTGTCTTGCCTGCTAAAAGGAGAGAAACTGCTATCCCCAGTGGCGCCCCCTGAG CCtgtagaagacaggaggagagtcaGGGCCATACTTCCATACACCAAAGTGCCAGATACTGATGAGATCAG CTTCCTGAAAGGGGACATGTTTATTGTTCACAATGAACTGGATGATGGCTGGATGTGGGTGACCAATGTTCGCACAGAGGAGCAGGGCCTTATTGTGGAGgatctggtggaggaggtg ggaCGGGAGGAGGATCCACATGAGGGAAAAGC CTGGTATCATGGAAAGATCACCAAGCAGGAGGCCTACAACCTGCTGATGACGG TTGGCCAGGTGTGCAGTTTTCTAGTCCGACCATCAGACAACACACCTGGGGACTACTCCCTCTTTTTCCgcacaaatgaaaacatccaAAGGTTTAAGATCTCCCCCACTCCCAACAATCAGTTCATGATGGGGGGGAGGTACTACAACAG TGTCCATGACATCATCGACCATTACAAGAAAGAGCAGATTGTCGAGGGCTACAACCTGAAAGAGCCAGTTTCAGTGCAG CACCAGGAACAAGTTCTTACTGACACAGTGGATGGGAGAGAAATTTATAACACTATCAGACGAAAAACAAAAGACGCTTTCTACAAAAACATCGTCAAGAAAGGCTACATCCAGTTCAACAAAG GAAAAGGCAAAAGATGGAAGAACCTTTACTTTATCCTGGAGGGTAACGATGCCCAGCTCATCTACTTTGAGAGTGAGAAGAGAGCCACCAAACCTAAAGGGCTGATTGACCTAAGTGTGTGCTCCGTATATGGTGTGCATGACAGTCTTTTTGGCAG gccACACTGTTTCCAGATTGTTGTACAGCACTTTAGTGAGGAACAGTACATATTCTACTTTGCAGGGGAGTCTCCAGAGCAGGCACAG GATTGGATGAAATGCCTTCACACTTTTTGCAGTAACTTAAGAAAAACCACTCAGCCGACTTCCAACAAAAGGCTTCGACAG gTGAGCAGCCTGGTGCTGTATGTGGAGGAAGCCCACAAGCTGCCCGGGAAATATTTTGCCAGCCCCTACTGTAACATCTACCTGAACAGCGTCCAGGTGGCTAAAACTCACCCGAGGGAGGGGCAGAACCCCGTCTTCACAGAAGAGTTCATCTTTGA tgaTCTTTCGAGTGAAATCAACAGATTTGAAATCAGCCtgagcaacaaaacaaaaaaaagcaaagaaagtgACATCT tgTTCATGCGTTGCCAGCTGAACCGTCTGCAGAAGGGTCAGATGATTGATGAGTGGTTCCCTCTCAGCTCCCACGTGCCTCTGAAGGGCATCGAGCCAGGCTCTTTGCGTGTACGTGCCCGCTACTCCATGGAGAAGATCATGCCCGAAGAGGAGTACAGCGAGTTCAAAGAG ATGATCTTGCAGAAAGAGTTCCATGTTATCTACGCTCTGGCCCATGTGTGTGGTCAGGACCGCACCTTATTGGCCAGCCTCCTTCTGCGGATCTTCAGACACGAGAAGGCTGAAGCCCCTCTACTCAGGACACTCAATGACAGAGAGATTAACGTGGAAG ATGAAGCCACAACATTATTCAGAGCGACCACACTGGCCAGCACTCTGATGGAGCAGTACATGAAGGCCACGGCCACGCCATTTGTCCACCATGCTCTC